A region of Fimbriimonadaceae bacterium DNA encodes the following proteins:
- the gapN gene encoding NADP-dependent glyceraldehyde-3-phosphate dehydrogenase produces the protein MDVRHAELLINGTFLGGPCDGAIGKSQSYSPYDGKLVGIWAEAGWGECDAAIASSVEAGRSWRCSTGKERADLLARISRRLHDDRSLLAELMALEVGKPISMGLAEVDRAVHTFALAAGLATESGATRQDLSYDERGLNYHAEVIRQPRGVLLGITPYNWPVNLAAHKIAPALAGGNTVVLKGSGQAGLCSLTLARLIHECDCPHGVLNAVQCASPLAEKMALDPRIDAVSFTGSPKVGWHLKELLPRKHVTLELGGDAFAVVDESADLEAACKRIAFGAFGYAGQICIKVQHVLVHRSRYEDAKAILRDLTEATPIGDPRDPSTVCGPVISSDAADRIEEWVAEATAAGAEILAGGNRIGNVIEPTLMAQCPETVRLGCDEVFGPVLTLDPFDDFNQALDRVNHSRYGIHAGVFSIREDRIEASIERLQVVGVVINDVPTVRFDSLPYGGVKNSGFGLEGVRFAYEELTQPKSVVRRISG, from the coding sequence GTGGACGTGCGGCATGCTGAGCTACTTATCAACGGCACCTTCTTGGGTGGGCCGTGCGACGGGGCGATCGGCAAGTCGCAATCCTATTCTCCTTATGACGGCAAATTGGTCGGAATATGGGCGGAAGCCGGCTGGGGAGAATGCGACGCGGCGATCGCTTCTTCTGTTGAGGCGGGGAGATCTTGGCGGTGCAGCACGGGCAAGGAACGGGCGGACCTGCTCGCTCGCATTTCTCGCCGGCTGCACGACGATCGTAGCCTTCTCGCCGAACTTATGGCCTTGGAAGTCGGCAAGCCGATCTCGATGGGACTTGCCGAAGTCGACCGAGCGGTTCACACATTCGCGCTTGCTGCTGGCCTCGCGACCGAATCTGGTGCGACGAGGCAGGACCTCTCGTACGATGAGCGCGGTCTGAACTATCACGCCGAAGTCATTCGCCAGCCCCGTGGCGTTCTGCTGGGGATCACCCCGTACAACTGGCCCGTCAACCTCGCTGCCCACAAGATCGCTCCGGCCTTGGCAGGTGGTAATACCGTCGTCCTTAAGGGTTCTGGCCAGGCTGGACTTTGCTCGCTGACGCTCGCGCGCCTGATCCATGAATGCGATTGTCCTCATGGTGTGCTGAACGCCGTCCAATGTGCCTCTCCCCTTGCCGAAAAGATGGCCCTGGATCCACGGATCGATGCGGTCAGTTTTACCGGTTCACCCAAAGTAGGCTGGCACTTGAAGGAATTGCTTCCGAGAAAGCACGTCACCCTGGAGCTTGGTGGCGACGCGTTTGCCGTGGTCGACGAATCGGCGGACCTGGAAGCGGCCTGTAAGAGGATCGCCTTTGGCGCCTTCGGCTATGCCGGGCAAATCTGCATCAAGGTTCAGCATGTGTTAGTCCACAGGAGTCGCTATGAGGATGCCAAGGCCATTCTGAGGGACCTCACCGAAGCCACCCCGATCGGAGATCCAAGGGACCCTTCCACCGTTTGCGGGCCAGTCATCAGTTCGGATGCGGCCGATCGCATCGAAGAGTGGGTCGCGGAGGCTACGGCGGCCGGCGCAGAAATCCTCGCCGGCGGAAACCGCATTGGGAATGTGATCGAGCCAACCCTCATGGCCCAATGCCCCGAGACCGTTCGGCTTGGCTGTGACGAGGTCTTCGGCCCCGTCTTGACCCTTGATCCGTTCGATGACTTTAATCAGGCGCTTGACCGGGTCAATCACTCCCGCTACGGCATCCACGCAGGAGTATTCTCAATACGCGAGGATCGAATCGAGGCGTCAATCGAGCGCCTCCAAGTTGTAGGAGTCGTCATCAACGATGTGCCGACCGTTCGATTCGATTCCTTGCCGTATGGTGGGGTTAAAAACAGCGGATTCGGCTTGGAAGGAGTTCGCTTTGCGTACGAGGAATTGACTCAGCCGAAGAGCGTGGTGCGCCGCATCTCCGGCTGA
- the rpoB gene encoding DNA-directed RNA polymerase subunit beta: MRVVQPTSKRIGRDLEVPNLIELQLNSYQWFLEEGLPELFKTFSPIWDFTQTNYIEFAGFHLGEPKYSIQDCRERDMTFEAPIKATVRFGGRDREVIESEVYLGDLPLMTDKGTFIINGRERVIVSQLSRSPGLYYEEGVDSSMQVLVSARIIPLEGPWLEVESDSNMVVHTQVSQTKKIPITELIKALHGIDRWGRAKFQMAIREAVKKKNVEPIVDESTGEVLVEARTILTQKLLDKLPAEILDRVITVESALATNEEILYTCSEEVSLSKPTAEELTGKFAAEDVMEGSKVVVKRLEKIEKETAKKIESLELDEVMVLDVPVLVSATIEHDKTSTMREALLDLYKRLRPGEGANEEGAKQLVYSLFFDRKRYDLGKVGRRFLNKRLGFEIAIDTRNLTSDDLCGVLMSMLPYLAKDAERDDIDDLRNKRVKSIGELLQSQLRLGFVRMEKVARERMTSTDQENLLPGIILSVKPVSASIKSFFSSNQLSTFMDQTNPLSELTNKRRLSSLGPGGLQRTSAKLEVRDVHRSHYGRICPIETPEGPNIGLISQLTAHARIDEFGFIMTPYRKVVAGKVTGEIIYLTAQEDYKYRIAPADVRIDEEGLIIHERVQVRCPGGDKEANGASYPIVPREKVDLMDVSPVQIVSVATSLIPFLENDDANRALMGANMQRQAVPCLRSDAPIVGTGHERVAAVDSGAAVVAHRTGRIEKVTALEIHVRTDDGELDRYDLNHMVQSNKSTCFTQRPIVDHGQRVLKGDPLADGPTCDQGRLALGQNVLVSFMPWGGYNYEDAILISERLVKDDVFTSIHIERHETEAVDTKLGPEEITRDIPNVGEDALKDLDENGIIRIGAEVRPEDILVGKVAPKGQTEMTAEERLIIAIFGKKAEETRDVSLRLPHGEKGTVVDVKVFSRYKYSCTGCGHIYKESKKRERLQCDRCDESLLQLPGDELPAGTNMTVQVYIAQKRKLMVGDKMAGRHGNKGVISKVLPVEDMPFLQDGTPVDIVLNPLGVPSRMNIGQILETHLGYVGKNLGIQYVAPAFEGFTEGEILEEMERLANELRRRTMRAYVNTELLLGVAFELDDSVPEMFERTKKRLKELDEPNLDRISRIVAAPPAKTTGELLDADIDTWVPEELPERMGPAFKADAKVYDSIMDRIEHNVFRRAGLDAHSCKSIVRDGLTGDTLPNPITVGVIYMLKLEHLADEKIHARSIGPYSLVTQQPLGGKAQFGGQRFGEMEVWALEAYGAAYTLQELLTIKSDDVMGRVKAYESIVKGESLAEPGIPESFKILVNELRSLCLKVSVEDAANKELTLKDLDELTGGDDVRLARSVGFFN, encoded by the coding sequence ATGCGCGTTGTTCAGCCCACCTCGAAGCGGATTGGCCGTGACCTCGAGGTACCGAATCTGATCGAACTTCAATTAAACAGCTATCAGTGGTTTCTAGAAGAAGGTTTACCCGAACTTTTTAAGACATTTAGCCCGATTTGGGACTTCACCCAGACCAACTACATCGAGTTCGCTGGATTCCATCTCGGCGAGCCTAAATACTCTATCCAGGACTGTCGCGAGCGCGACATGACCTTTGAGGCGCCGATAAAGGCGACCGTCCGTTTTGGCGGCCGCGATCGCGAGGTCATCGAGTCCGAGGTTTATCTTGGCGATCTGCCGTTGATGACGGACAAGGGCACCTTTATCATCAATGGTCGAGAGCGAGTGATCGTCAGCCAGTTGAGCCGATCGCCGGGCTTGTACTACGAAGAGGGCGTGGACAGCTCGATGCAGGTGCTGGTTTCGGCCCGCATCATTCCGCTGGAAGGGCCGTGGCTCGAAGTCGAATCCGACTCGAACATGGTCGTGCATACCCAGGTCAGCCAGACCAAGAAGATTCCGATCACGGAGCTGATCAAAGCACTTCATGGTATCGATCGGTGGGGTCGGGCGAAGTTCCAGATGGCCATTCGAGAAGCGGTCAAAAAGAAGAACGTCGAGCCCATCGTTGACGAGAGCACCGGCGAGGTGCTGGTCGAGGCACGAACGATCCTGACCCAGAAGTTGCTGGACAAGCTGCCCGCCGAGATCCTCGACCGCGTCATCACGGTTGAGTCGGCACTTGCGACAAACGAAGAGATTCTCTACACCTGTTCCGAGGAAGTCAGCCTGAGCAAGCCGACTGCCGAAGAACTGACCGGCAAGTTTGCGGCTGAGGATGTTATGGAGGGCTCGAAGGTTGTCGTCAAGCGGCTCGAGAAGATCGAGAAAGAGACGGCCAAAAAGATCGAGTCACTTGAGCTCGACGAAGTCATGGTCCTCGACGTCCCGGTTCTCGTTTCCGCAACGATCGAGCACGACAAGACGTCGACCATGCGCGAGGCACTGCTGGACCTTTACAAGCGGCTGCGTCCCGGTGAAGGCGCAAACGAAGAGGGTGCGAAGCAGCTTGTCTATAGCCTGTTCTTCGATCGCAAGCGATATGACCTCGGCAAGGTCGGACGCCGATTCCTTAACAAGCGGCTCGGCTTCGAGATCGCCATCGACACGCGAAACCTCACGAGCGACGACCTTTGCGGTGTGCTCATGTCGATGCTGCCGTATCTCGCGAAGGATGCCGAGCGGGACGACATCGACGACCTTCGCAACAAGCGGGTCAAGAGCATCGGCGAACTACTCCAGAGTCAGCTTCGCCTCGGCTTCGTGCGAATGGAAAAGGTTGCTCGCGAGCGAATGACCTCCACCGACCAGGAGAATCTCCTGCCGGGCATCATCCTCAGCGTCAAGCCGGTCAGCGCGAGCATCAAGAGCTTCTTCAGTAGCAACCAGCTCAGCACGTTTATGGATCAGACGAATCCGCTGAGCGAGCTCACGAACAAGCGACGACTGTCGAGCTTGGGACCGGGTGGTCTCCAGCGCACCAGCGCGAAACTTGAAGTACGCGACGTCCACCGTTCGCACTACGGACGCATCTGTCCGATCGAGACTCCGGAAGGACCCAACATCGGCCTCATCAGCCAGCTCACCGCCCATGCGCGGATCGACGAGTTTGGATTTATCATGACGCCGTACCGCAAGGTCGTGGCTGGAAAGGTCACCGGCGAGATCATTTATCTCACCGCCCAAGAAGACTATAAGTACCGCATCGCTCCTGCCGACGTGCGGATCGATGAGGAAGGCCTCATCATCCATGAGCGGGTTCAGGTCCGGTGTCCGGGCGGTGACAAGGAAGCCAACGGCGCGAGTTACCCGATTGTCCCGCGCGAAAAGGTCGACCTGATGGACGTGTCGCCGGTGCAGATCGTCTCGGTGGCCACCTCACTAATTCCCTTCCTTGAGAACGACGACGCGAACCGCGCTCTGATGGGCGCGAACATGCAGCGGCAGGCGGTGCCGTGCCTGCGGTCGGATGCTCCGATCGTCGGTACCGGTCACGAGCGCGTTGCTGCGGTTGACTCCGGAGCCGCCGTTGTGGCACATCGCACCGGACGCATCGAGAAGGTCACGGCGCTTGAGATTCACGTTCGAACGGACGACGGCGAACTGGATCGCTACGACCTGAACCACATGGTCCAGAGCAATAAGTCCACCTGCTTTACGCAGCGGCCGATTGTCGACCATGGCCAGCGGGTCCTCAAAGGTGATCCCCTTGCTGACGGCCCGACCTGCGACCAGGGACGTCTCGCCCTCGGCCAGAACGTGCTCGTCTCGTTCATGCCTTGGGGAGGCTACAACTATGAAGACGCGATCCTCATCAGCGAGCGGCTGGTCAAGGACGACGTATTCACCTCGATCCACATCGAGCGTCACGAAACCGAAGCGGTGGACACCAAGCTTGGACCCGAAGAAATCACGCGCGACATCCCGAATGTCGGCGAAGATGCGCTAAAGGATCTCGACGAAAACGGCATCATTCGCATCGGCGCCGAGGTGCGGCCCGAGGACATCCTCGTGGGCAAGGTTGCACCAAAGGGGCAGACCGAGATGACCGCTGAAGAGCGGCTCATCATCGCGATCTTCGGAAAGAAGGCGGAAGAGACGCGCGACGTTTCCCTGCGACTGCCACACGGCGAAAAGGGAACTGTCGTGGACGTCAAGGTTTTCAGCCGCTACAAGTATTCCTGTACAGGCTGCGGACACATCTACAAGGAATCGAAGAAGCGCGAACGCCTACAGTGCGACCGCTGCGACGAATCCCTGCTGCAGCTTCCCGGCGACGAGCTGCCCGCCGGCACCAACATGACGGTGCAGGTCTACATCGCCCAGAAGCGAAAGCTCATGGTCGGCGACAAGATGGCGGGACGCCACGGCAACAAGGGCGTTATCTCCAAGGTGCTGCCCGTCGAGGATATGCCGTTCCTCCAGGACGGAACTCCGGTCGACATCGTCTTGAATCCGCTTGGTGTTCCAAGCCGAATGAACATCGGCCAGATTCTGGAGACTCACCTCGGCTACGTCGGCAAGAATCTCGGGATCCAGTATGTGGCGCCCGCATTCGAAGGCTTCACGGAAGGTGAAATTCTTGAGGAGATGGAGCGGCTCGCCAATGAGCTGCGGCGAAGGACCATGCGGGCCTACGTCAATACCGAGCTGTTGCTCGGCGTCGCTTTCGAACTCGACGATTCGGTTCCCGAAATGTTCGAGCGGACGAAAAAGCGGTTGAAGGAACTGGACGAACCCAATCTCGACCGCATCTCACGGATCGTCGCGGCCCCTCCCGCCAAGACGACGGGAGAACTCCTCGACGCCGACATCGACACTTGGGTTCCAGAGGAGCTTCCCGAGCGCATGGGGCCTGCCTTCAAGGCCGATGCCAAGGTCTACGATTCGATCATGGACCGGATCGAGCACAACGTGTTCCGCCGCGCCGGGCTCGATGCCCACAGCTGCAAGTCGATCGTTCGCGACGGCTTGACGGGAGACACCCTGCCGAATCCGATCACGGTCGGCGTCATCTACATGCTCAAGCTGGAGCACCTCGCCGACGAGAAGATTCACGCCCGTTCGATTGGACCGTACTCGCTCGTCACCCAGCAGCCGCTTGGTGGTAAGGCGCAGTTCGGCGGTCAGCGCTTCGGCGAAATGGAAGTCTGGGCGCTCGAAGCCTATGGCGCCGCCTATACGTTGCAAGAGCTGCTGACGATCAAGTCGGACGATGTCATGGGACGCGTTAAGGCTTACGAGAGCATCGTGAAGGGCGAATCGCTGGCCGAGCCGGGCATTCCGGAGTCGTTCAAGATTCTCGTCAACGAACTGCGGTCGCTGTGTCTGAAGGTCTCGGTCGAAGACGCTGCGAACAAGGAACTGACGCTCAAGGATCTCGACGAGCTGACGGGCGGCGATGACGTTCGCCTCGCCCGAAGCGTGGGCTTTTTCAACTAA
- the sigW_2 gene encoding ECF RNA polymerase sigma factor SigW — MSDDPLQESLAEKRWLSALARGDESALGGIYEIYGERIFRYTYRMLGNRSDAEDATAETFLRVLRRSTELRADGAFRTWLFRIARNLCIDKMRQHKLLELPPDGLVHSNEDKTALRMAVHQALKDLPQEYREPLILCDLEDISAKEAAEVLKISVPALKSRLYRGRRALRDKLGGSVEKVL; from the coding sequence ATGTCGGATGACCCACTGCAGGAATCTCTTGCGGAAAAACGTTGGCTCAGCGCCTTGGCAAGAGGCGATGAATCAGCGTTGGGCGGCATCTACGAAATATACGGGGAACGAATTTTCCGATACACCTACCGCATGCTCGGCAATCGAAGCGATGCCGAAGATGCGACAGCAGAAACGTTTTTGCGCGTATTGCGGCGCAGCACCGAGCTGCGGGCCGACGGCGCCTTCCGAACCTGGTTGTTCCGAATCGCGCGAAACCTGTGCATCGACAAGATGCGCCAGCACAAGCTCCTGGAGCTGCCCCCTGATGGGCTCGTTCACAGCAACGAGGACAAGACCGCGTTGCGAATGGCCGTCCATCAAGCCCTCAAGGACCTTCCGCAGGAGTATCGGGAACCCCTCATTCTCTGTGACTTGGAAGATATCTCAGCCAAGGAAGCGGCAGAGGTACTCAAAATCAGCGTTCCTGCTCTAAAATCAAGGTTGTACCGTGGAAGAAGGGCGCTAAGGGACAAACTCGGAGGATCCGTGGAGAAAGTGCTATGA
- the malR gene encoding HTH-type transcriptional regulator MalR, protein MRVTQQDIAKIANVSQATVSRVLAGDARVEDDIRQRVLVAMEENNYRPDVRARSLRNKQTNLIGLVLRRPEGSLQEDPFFSLFIAEIIDFLAETPYHLCVDVAKSKGSQEAVYDELLRSRRVDGLILIESEARDRRIAKLSDEGFPFVLVGSPGDQQRVVSIDNDNILAAEMATEHLVEQGYRRIGMVAGPKGVTVSEARIEGYKQGLWKADLPSFVWHADFGQRSAYLAGLQALQGDDRPDALVVLDDYMAMGVLSAARELRLSIPEDLGVVSFNDTSICEMLPGGLTSVNLNIHQIVSTACSRLLDILNENGHDSRQREIVPCSLSRRGSSRGPRSAAA, encoded by the coding sequence ATGAGGGTTACGCAACAGGACATCGCAAAGATAGCCAACGTGTCGCAGGCGACCGTGTCCCGTGTGCTTGCCGGTGACGCCCGCGTCGAGGACGACATCCGCCAGCGCGTCCTGGTCGCGATGGAGGAGAACAACTACCGGCCCGACGTTCGCGCCCGTTCCCTCCGCAACAAACAAACCAACCTTATCGGCCTCGTCCTTCGCCGACCGGAGGGCAGCCTTCAGGAGGATCCCTTCTTCTCACTCTTTATCGCGGAGATCATCGACTTCCTCGCCGAAACTCCGTATCACCTTTGCGTGGATGTCGCCAAGTCGAAGGGAAGTCAGGAAGCGGTCTACGACGAGCTCCTTCGATCCCGGCGCGTGGATGGCCTGATTCTGATCGAGAGCGAAGCCAGGGATCGCCGGATCGCCAAACTTTCGGACGAGGGCTTTCCGTTCGTTCTCGTCGGATCGCCCGGCGACCAACAGCGCGTCGTCTCGATCGACAACGACAACATTCTCGCGGCGGAAATGGCAACCGAGCATCTGGTCGAGCAGGGTTACCGCAGGATCGGCATGGTGGCGGGTCCCAAGGGCGTCACCGTGAGCGAGGCCCGGATCGAGGGCTACAAGCAGGGGCTCTGGAAGGCCGATCTGCCGAGCTTTGTGTGGCACGCGGATTTCGGTCAGCGATCCGCCTACCTGGCCGGGCTTCAGGCACTTCAGGGCGACGACCGCCCGGATGCCCTCGTGGTTCTCGACGACTACATGGCAATGGGCGTCCTCAGCGCGGCGCGAGAACTGCGGCTCTCCATCCCTGAAGACCTTGGCGTGGTGAGCTTTAACGACACCAGCATTTGCGAGATGCTACCGGGCGGCCTAACCTCCGTAAACCTCAATATTCACCAGATCGTTTCGACCGCCTGCAGCCGATTGCTCGACATTCTCAACGAGAACGGGCATGATTCCCGCCAGCGGGAGATCGTTCCGTGCTCGCTCTCTCGACGGGGCTCGTCGCGCGGACCGAGGAGTGCCGCGGCATGA
- the dnaN gene encoding Beta sliding clamp has translation MKLHCTRRDLADALALATAATAQRSSLPILQNVALHAEGETLTIIGCDGELWAERKIAANVVEPGSISVQAGLFNQYVSTLPDGDVELAVDQTQLVVNSTHSEWRLLAFPPSEVHRIPDVAPKSELTLPFSELVEAIDSVAFAVADDGSRPILTGVFLNYDGNNLTLVATDTHRLAVRKILKDGMGSDVTAIVPHKAMKLFKHLPFSGDDPVTVRFDDTRLSIDAGDAQVVSQLLEGTYPNWERVVPQESTRSWVVERSEMLENVRRALLLAKDSAYRVRFRGNGEEILISARSDEKGEAKETVVAVLKNGELEIAFNGRYVVDALSAMKVDGVRVEMTEAARPAVFRPVDGGEQAYCVIMPMALG, from the coding sequence GTGAAGCTGCACTGCACCCGTAGAGATTTGGCCGACGCCCTCGCCCTCGCCACAGCGGCGACGGCACAGCGCTCGTCGTTGCCGATTCTTCAGAACGTCGCCCTTCATGCCGAAGGGGAGACGCTGACCATCATCGGTTGCGATGGGGAGTTATGGGCGGAGCGTAAAATCGCCGCTAACGTGGTCGAACCGGGTTCGATCTCAGTGCAAGCCGGCCTCTTCAACCAGTACGTCTCGACCCTCCCGGATGGGGATGTCGAGCTCGCTGTCGACCAGACGCAGCTCGTGGTCAACAGCACCCACTCGGAGTGGCGCCTCCTGGCCTTTCCGCCCAGCGAAGTCCACCGCATTCCCGATGTGGCACCCAAGTCAGAGCTCACGCTCCCGTTCTCGGAGCTGGTGGAGGCCATCGACAGCGTGGCGTTTGCCGTGGCAGACGACGGTTCCAGGCCGATTCTCACCGGGGTGTTTCTGAACTACGACGGCAACAACCTGACCCTCGTTGCCACCGACACCCACCGGCTTGCAGTTCGCAAGATCCTGAAGGACGGGATGGGAAGCGACGTCACCGCGATCGTGCCCCACAAGGCGATGAAGCTCTTCAAGCATTTGCCCTTCAGCGGGGACGATCCCGTAACCGTTCGATTCGACGACACACGCCTTTCGATCGATGCCGGGGATGCCCAAGTCGTGTCCCAGCTCCTGGAAGGCACCTATCCCAACTGGGAAAGGGTTGTGCCGCAAGAATCCACTCGATCGTGGGTTGTCGAGCGGAGTGAGATGCTTGAGAACGTCCGGCGCGCGCTGCTGCTCGCAAAGGACAGCGCATACCGTGTCCGGTTCAGGGGCAATGGGGAAGAGATCCTCATCAGTGCTCGCAGCGACGAAAAGGGCGAAGCCAAAGAAACCGTCGTAGCAGTGCTGAAGAACGGCGAGCTGGAGATCGCCTTCAACGGTCGCTATGTCGTGGATGCGCTTTCGGCGATGAAGGTCGATGGCGTCCGCGTGGAAATGAC
- the purD gene encoding Phosphoribosylamine--glycine ligase: MRILVVGSGGREHALCWKLAQEAHVYCVPGNPGIESVATCFAGNPADPEDVIAAAQTATADLVVIGPEDPLIAGLADGLRAVGFTVLGPGKIGAQLEGSKAFAKKLMTKYGVPSPPFETFQDPTLAKKYVLHRGLVGRQVVVKASGNALGKGVVVCDDGYQADAAIDQMLIERRLGEAGSTIVVEDRLTGPEFSLITICSKQNYVSLPVAQDYKRAHDGDQGPNTGGMGSVSPVPWVNAELVARTERAVVAPILRALAEDDVDFRGVLFSGLILHDGDPYCLEYNVRFGDPETQSIVRRLGDGFADLLLAAARGDELPQPQIKENAAVSVVVASENYPISTEKGKRIEIGPSPDEVLFFHAGTGKDADNNLVTAGGRVIAVSAEAPTIDDARRLAYEGAEAVRFDGAWYRNDIAKSM, encoded by the coding sequence ATGCGGATTCTGGTTGTTGGGAGTGGCGGACGGGAGCACGCCCTGTGTTGGAAGTTGGCGCAGGAGGCACACGTTTATTGCGTACCCGGGAACCCGGGTATCGAATCCGTGGCAACGTGCTTCGCCGGCAATCCGGCTGATCCCGAAGACGTCATCGCCGCCGCCCAAACCGCAACGGCCGATCTGGTCGTCATCGGGCCCGAAGATCCGCTGATCGCGGGCTTGGCCGATGGCTTGCGGGCCGTCGGATTCACCGTCCTTGGACCTGGCAAGATCGGAGCCCAGCTTGAGGGCTCGAAGGCCTTTGCGAAGAAGCTGATGACGAAGTATGGCGTGCCCTCACCGCCATTTGAAACGTTCCAGGATCCGACGCTGGCCAAAAAGTACGTGCTCCACCGAGGGCTCGTGGGTCGCCAAGTCGTGGTTAAGGCCAGTGGCAATGCGCTGGGCAAAGGAGTCGTCGTTTGCGATGATGGATACCAGGCCGATGCCGCCATCGACCAGATGCTTATCGAACGGCGATTGGGAGAGGCCGGATCGACCATCGTGGTCGAGGATCGTCTTACTGGACCCGAATTCAGTCTGATCACCATCTGCTCGAAGCAGAACTATGTCAGCCTTCCGGTCGCCCAAGACTATAAGCGAGCCCATGACGGAGACCAAGGCCCGAATACCGGAGGGATGGGTTCGGTTTCCCCCGTTCCCTGGGTCAACGCGGAACTGGTCGCGCGAACCGAGCGAGCGGTCGTTGCACCGATCCTCCGGGCCCTGGCTGAAGACGATGTGGATTTCAGAGGCGTGCTATTCAGCGGGTTGATCCTGCACGATGGAGATCCCTACTGCCTCGAATACAATGTCCGTTTCGGCGATCCTGAGACGCAAAGCATCGTTCGCCGACTCGGCGACGGCTTCGCCGACTTGCTCCTCGCCGCGGCCCGCGGCGATGAGCTTCCGCAGCCTCAAATCAAAGAGAATGCGGCGGTTTCCGTGGTTGTCGCCTCCGAAAATTACCCAATCAGTACCGAAAAGGGCAAGCGGATTGAGATTGGACCCAGCCCTGATGAAGTGCTCTTCTTTCATGCCGGCACCGGCAAAGATGCCGACAACAACCTGGTTACCGCTGGAGGCAGGGTCATCGCCGTGAGCGCCGAGGCTCCTACGATCGATGACGCGCGCCGACTGGCTTACGAGGGCGCAGAAGCCGTTCGGTTCGACGGAGCGTGGTACCGGAACGATATCGCCAAATCGATGTGA
- the aes gene encoding Acetyl esterase, with product MTALLLAVVLAKTDPVLDVVYSKPAPDTELKMDIYRPEKAIRQPAPCVVVIHGGAWMSGKRQDMTAFCIELAKRGVVAATVQYRLAPKFKWPAMLDDVQTAVRFLRSNAAKYEIDPNRIGAMGASAGGHLSLFLGARETRAPKPTEYVGTSSRVQAVFNIFGPVDMLNDFPNTLDGLYLIVLGKQRVDATEEIRSASPYYCLDASMCPVFTIHGDKDPLVPVRQASRLDEKLKELKRPHELRIVQGMAHEVPVADAVKMKNFNDGLDWLIKELNR from the coding sequence ATGACCGCGTTGCTCCTAGCCGTTGTCCTCGCCAAGACCGATCCCGTCCTGGATGTGGTGTATTCGAAGCCGGCTCCGGATACTGAGCTTAAGATGGACATCTACCGGCCCGAAAAGGCGATCCGTCAGCCAGCACCATGTGTTGTGGTGATTCACGGAGGAGCGTGGATGTCGGGCAAGCGGCAGGACATGACTGCGTTTTGTATCGAGTTAGCCAAGCGGGGAGTCGTGGCCGCAACGGTGCAGTACCGTCTGGCGCCCAAGTTCAAGTGGCCCGCGATGCTGGACGATGTTCAAACCGCGGTGCGGTTTTTGAGGTCGAACGCAGCCAAGTACGAAATCGATCCGAACCGCATCGGAGCGATGGGCGCGAGCGCGGGGGGCCACCTCTCGCTGTTTCTTGGCGCTCGCGAAACGAGGGCGCCGAAGCCGACCGAGTACGTCGGCACTTCAAGCCGAGTACAAGCCGTCTTTAACATCTTCGGTCCGGTCGACATGCTCAACGACTTCCCAAACACACTGGATGGGCTGTACCTCATTGTCCTCGGCAAGCAAAGAGTCGATGCGACGGAAGAGATCAGGAGCGCGAGCCCTTACTACTGCCTCGATGCATCGATGTGTCCGGTCTTTACCATTCACGGGGACAAGGATCCCCTCGTCCCGGTCAGGCAAGCCAGCCGCTTGGACGAGAAGTTGAAGGAGCTAAAGCGCCCCCACGAGCTGAGGATCGTTCAGGGAATGGCTCACGAGGTGCCGGTGGCCGATGCGGTGAAAATGAAGAACTTCAATGATGGCCTCGATTGGCTCATCAAGGAATTGAACCGCTAG